Proteins from one Bifidobacterium sp. ESL0732 genomic window:
- the era gene encoding GTPase Era — MTERKNNEEQSDNKEPYRSGFVAVVGRPNVGKSTLINSLIGTQVAIASSRPETTRKAIRGILTTDNAQLVLVDTPGIHRPRTLLGQRLNDVVDESLSDVDEIAFLLPADQEIGPGDKRILSRLRSEFARKDEKTGKFVWKVPLIAIVTKIDELNRQELMAKLMEINQFADFTDLVPVSALEHDNVAEVKRVLIDNMPEGPQMYPDDQITEEKPEDTIAELVRGAFLEELDDELPHSLAVVVDSIDRPGESDNPETEDGKAHVMVSIYVERDSQKPIIIGHRAEHLVQVKKRLRTAVNRIVGQKSKLDLHVKVAKGWQSDPKQLERLGF, encoded by the coding sequence ATGACTGAGCGCAAGAATAACGAAGAACAGTCTGACAATAAGGAACCATACCGTTCCGGCTTTGTGGCCGTGGTCGGCCGTCCGAACGTCGGAAAGTCGACGCTGATTAATTCACTCATCGGCACGCAGGTCGCCATCGCTTCCTCACGTCCGGAGACCACTCGTAAGGCCATCCGTGGCATCCTGACCACCGATAATGCCCAGCTGGTGCTGGTCGATACTCCGGGTATCCATCGCCCGCGTACCCTGCTTGGCCAGCGCTTGAATGACGTCGTGGACGAGTCGCTGAGCGATGTTGACGAGATTGCATTCCTGCTACCCGCCGATCAGGAGATCGGGCCGGGGGACAAGCGCATCCTGAGCCGTTTGCGCAGCGAGTTCGCTCGTAAAGACGAGAAGACCGGCAAGTTTGTCTGGAAGGTGCCACTGATCGCCATCGTCACCAAGATCGATGAGCTCAACCGCCAGGAATTGATGGCGAAGCTCATGGAAATCAACCAGTTCGCAGACTTTACCGATCTGGTGCCGGTCAGCGCTCTGGAACATGACAATGTGGCCGAGGTCAAACGTGTGCTTATCGACAACATGCCCGAAGGCCCGCAGATGTACCCAGATGACCAGATCACTGAAGAAAAGCCGGAGGACACTATCGCCGAGCTGGTGCGCGGTGCGTTCCTCGAGGAGCTGGATGATGAGCTTCCGCATTCGTTGGCCGTGGTCGTGGATTCCATCGATCGCCCCGGCGAATCCGACAACCCCGAGACCGAAGACGGTAAGGCGCACGTCATGGTCTCCATCTACGTCGAACGAGACTCCCAAAAGCCCATCATCATCGGTCACCGAGCCGAACATCTGGTGCAAGTCAAGAAGCGCCTGCGCACCGCCGTGAACCGCATCGTAGGCCAGAAGTCCAAACTTGACCTCCACGTCAAGGTCGCCAAAGGCTGGCAGTCCGACCCCAAGCAGTTGGAGCGGTTGGGGTTCTGA